In a genomic window of uncultured Flavobacterium sp.:
- a CDS encoding SDR family NAD(P)-dependent oxidoreductase: protein MDTNKVWFVTGASKGLGLTLVKKLLANGYKVAATSRDVNALITEIGKTSDQFLPIAMDIVTESSVQEAVQNTINHFKTIDVVVNNAGYGQIGTLEELSDEESRRNFDVNVFGLLNVIRNTMPHFRVNRSGHFFNISSIGGYHGGFPGWGIYCSTKFAVSGLTEGLQAEAKAFGVNVTLVYPGYFRTSFLSEGSMGLPKNPIADYEEARQSVLAHQNEINGNQPGDPEKAVEALIKISNEKNPPLHLFLGQDAYDMANSKIEIVKTDLANWKDLTTSTSY from the coding sequence ATGGATACAAATAAAGTATGGTTCGTAACTGGAGCCTCAAAAGGTTTAGGATTAACTTTGGTTAAAAAATTATTGGCAAACGGATATAAAGTTGCCGCAACTTCGAGAGATGTAAACGCTTTAATTACTGAAATTGGTAAAACATCAGATCAGTTTTTGCCAATTGCAATGGATATTGTTACTGAAAGCAGTGTTCAGGAAGCTGTTCAAAATACAATCAATCATTTTAAAACGATTGATGTGGTGGTAAATAATGCTGGTTATGGACAAATTGGGACTTTGGAAGAGCTTTCAGACGAAGAATCAAGACGTAATTTTGATGTAAATGTATTTGGTTTACTGAATGTGATTCGAAATACAATGCCTCATTTCAGAGTAAACAGATCAGGACATTTCTTTAATATTTCGTCAATTGGCGGATATCATGGAGGTTTTCCGGGTTGGGGAATTTATTGTTCGACAAAATTTGCTGTTTCTGGTTTGACAGAAGGTTTGCAGGCAGAAGCTAAAGCTTTTGGAGTAAATGTGACTTTGGTTTATCCTGGATATTTTAGAACAAGCTTTTTGTCTGAAGGTTCGATGGGATTGCCTAAAAATCCAATTGCGGATTATGAAGAAGCACGTCAATCTGTTTTGGCGCATCAAAATGAAATTAACGGAAATCAACCCGGAGATCCTGAAAAAGCGGTTGAAGCTTTAATTAAAATTAGCAATGAAAAAAATCCGCCGCTTCATTTATTTTTAGGACAAGATGCCTACGATATGGCAAATAGTAAAATAGAAATTGTGAAAACAGATTTGGCAAACTGGAAAGATTTGACAACTTCTACTTCTTATTAA
- a CDS encoding 2-hydroxyacid dehydrogenase, whose amino-acid sequence MSLTTTSNSNKIAFFSTQPYDKAFFNKYNTDFGFELDFFETQLNPQTVILIENASIVCVFVNDIVNEAVIKQLAEKGVKIIALRCAGFNNVDLEAAKKYNLKVCRVPAYSPQAVAEHAIAMILTLNRKTHKAYNRVREQNFSLNGLLGFDLFGKTIGIIGTGNIGKAFAKIALGFGCKVLAYDIVTNAEMEKDGVKFVSLEEIFKSSDIISLHCPLNEQTKHIINSKSIDEMKDSVMIINTSRGGLIETASVIEGLKEGKIGYLGIDVYEQEEKLFFRDLSADIIQDDAIQRLMSFPNVLVTAHQAFFTNEALTQIALVTFNNIKSLLDQNDIENKAALLV is encoded by the coding sequence ATGAGTTTAACGACTACATCAAATAGTAATAAAATCGCCTTTTTTTCAACGCAACCTTATGACAAAGCTTTCTTTAATAAATACAATACTGACTTTGGTTTTGAGTTAGATTTTTTTGAAACGCAATTAAATCCTCAAACCGTTATTTTGATCGAAAACGCATCGATTGTTTGTGTTTTTGTAAATGATATCGTTAATGAAGCTGTCATAAAACAATTGGCAGAAAAGGGAGTGAAAATTATAGCTTTACGTTGTGCAGGTTTTAATAATGTCGATTTAGAAGCTGCGAAAAAATATAATTTAAAAGTTTGCCGCGTTCCCGCATATTCTCCGCAGGCAGTTGCAGAACATGCAATTGCAATGATTTTGACTTTAAATAGAAAAACACATAAAGCTTACAACAGAGTTAGAGAGCAAAATTTTTCTTTGAACGGATTATTAGGTTTTGATTTATTCGGAAAAACAATTGGAATTATTGGAACGGGAAACATTGGAAAAGCTTTTGCAAAAATCGCCTTAGGTTTTGGATGTAAAGTTTTGGCGTATGATATTGTTACGAATGCCGAAATGGAAAAAGACGGAGTAAAATTTGTTTCGCTGGAAGAAATATTCAAATCGAGTGATATTATTTCGCTTCATTGTCCTTTAAACGAACAAACCAAACATATCATTAATAGCAAATCTATCGATGAGATGAAAGACAGCGTGATGATTATCAATACAAGTCGTGGCGGATTAATAGAAACAGCTTCGGTTATTGAAGGACTTAAAGAAGGTAAAATTGGTTATCTGGGAATTGATGTTTACGAACAGGAAGAGAAACTGTTTTTCAGAGATCTTTCGGCAGATATTATTCAGGACGATGCAATTCAGCGTTTAATGAGTTTTCCAAATGTTTTGGTTACAGCGCATCAGGCGTTTTTTACCAATGAAGCTTTGACGCAAATTGCTTTAGTAACTTTTAATAATATAAAGTCTTTATTGGATCAAAATGATATTGAAAATAAAGCCGCTTTGTTAGTTTAA
- the lysS gene encoding lysine--tRNA ligase, translated as MALSEQEIIRREKLQNLRNLGINPYPANLFPVNHTSKQIKESFEEGKKVIVAGRLMSIRDQGKACFAELQDSEGRIQLYVNRDVLCEGDDKTLYNTVFKKLTDLGDFVGIEGELFTTQVGAKCIRVSGFTFLSKTLRPLPLPRVDTDGNVHDAFTDAELRYRMRYVDLTVNPHVKENFIKRTKLFTAMRNYFNDAGYLEVETPVLQSIAGGASARPFITHHNSLDIPLYMRIANELYLKRLIVGGFEGVYEFSKNFRNEGMDRTHNPEFTAMEIYVAYKDYNWMMEFAEGLLEHCAIAVNGTSEVTFGEHQINFKAPYARVTMTDSIKHFTGFDISGKTEEELFEAARGMGIDVDKTMGKGKLIDEIFGAKCEGNYIQPTFITDYPKEMSPLCKEHRDNPDLTERFELMVCGKEIANAYSELNDPIDQRERFEDQMRLSEKGDDEANGIIDEDFLRALEYGMPPTSGMGIGMDRLIMYLTNNASIQEVLLFPQMRPEKKQAQIELSDEEKFILDLLKGNENKMDLQQLKITANLSGKKWDASMKNLSKHGLTKVAVEGEFKFVELVE; from the coding sequence ATGGCATTATCAGAACAAGAAATCATTAGAAGAGAGAAACTTCAAAACTTACGCAACTTAGGAATCAATCCTTACCCAGCTAATCTTTTTCCTGTAAATCATACTTCGAAGCAGATTAAGGAATCGTTTGAAGAAGGTAAGAAGGTTATTGTTGCCGGACGTTTGATGAGTATCAGAGATCAGGGAAAAGCTTGTTTTGCTGAATTGCAGGATAGCGAAGGGCGTATACAATTGTACGTGAATCGCGATGTTTTGTGTGAAGGTGATGATAAAACTTTGTACAATACGGTTTTTAAAAAATTAACTGATTTAGGTGACTTTGTTGGTATTGAAGGTGAATTATTCACGACGCAAGTTGGCGCGAAATGTATTCGTGTTAGCGGTTTTACTTTCTTGAGTAAAACACTTCGTCCGCTTCCTTTACCAAGAGTTGATACAGACGGAAACGTTCACGACGCTTTTACAGATGCTGAATTGCGTTACAGAATGCGTTATGTAGATTTAACGGTTAATCCGCATGTTAAAGAGAACTTCATTAAGCGTACTAAATTGTTTACGGCTATGCGTAACTATTTTAACGATGCTGGTTATCTTGAAGTTGAAACTCCGGTTTTACAATCAATTGCTGGTGGAGCTTCGGCAAGACCTTTTATCACGCATCATAATTCGCTTGACATTCCGCTTTACATGCGTATTGCAAACGAATTATATTTGAAAAGATTAATTGTTGGTGGTTTTGAAGGTGTTTATGAATTCTCGAAAAACTTTAGAAATGAAGGTATGGACAGAACGCATAATCCTGAATTTACCGCAATGGAAATATATGTAGCTTACAAAGACTACAACTGGATGATGGAATTTGCTGAAGGTTTACTTGAGCATTGTGCAATTGCTGTAAACGGAACTAGCGAAGTTACTTTTGGTGAACACCAAATTAACTTTAAAGCGCCGTATGCTCGTGTTACAATGACGGATTCTATCAAACATTTTACTGGTTTTGATATTTCAGGTAAAACTGAAGAAGAATTGTTTGAAGCAGCAAGAGGAATGGGAATCGACGTTGATAAAACAATGGGGAAAGGAAAATTGATTGATGAGATTTTTGGCGCTAAATGCGAAGGAAATTATATTCAGCCAACTTTCATTACTGATTATCCAAAAGAAATGTCGCCTTTATGTAAAGAGCACCGCGATAATCCGGATCTTACAGAGCGTTTTGAATTAATGGTTTGTGGTAAAGAAATCGCAAATGCTTATTCTGAATTAAACGATCCAATTGATCAACGTGAGCGTTTTGAAGATCAAATGCGTCTTTCTGAAAAAGGTGATGATGAAGCTAACGGAATCATCGATGAAGATTTCTTAAGAGCACTTGAATACGGTATGCCGCCAACTTCTGGAATGGGAATTGGAATGGACCGTTTGATTATGTACTTAACGAATAATGCATCGATTCAGGAAGTTTTATTGTTCCCGCAAATGCGTCCGGAGAAAAAACAAGCTCAAATTGAATTGTCTGACGAAGAGAAATTTATCCTTGATTTATTGAAAGGAAATGAAAACAAAATGGATCTTCAGCAACTAAAAATTACTGCGAATTTAAGCGGTAAAAAATGGGATGCGTCTATGAAAAATCTATCTAAACACGGTTTGACTAAAGTTGCCGTTGAAGGTGAGTTTAAATTTGTGGAATTGGTAGAGTAG
- the lipB gene encoding lipoyl(octanoyl) transferase LipB, with the protein MNKKIQLQDLGSKDYKSTWEYQEELFKDIVDLKIKNRREELDLPTPNYLLFVEHPHVYTLGKSGDFENLLLNEKQLEAKGATFYKINRGGDITYHGPGQIVGYPILDLENFFTDIHKYLRFLEEAIILTLEEYGLKCGRSDGETGVWLDVGTPFARKICALGVRASRWVTMHGFALNVNVDLGYFDNIIPCGIRGKGVTSLQVELGVEKVNEDEVKAKIVKHLTQLFEAEFVS; encoded by the coding sequence ATGAACAAAAAAATTCAACTTCAGGATTTAGGAAGTAAAGATTATAAATCGACCTGGGAATATCAGGAAGAACTTTTTAAGGATATAGTCGACTTAAAAATCAAAAACAGAAGAGAAGAACTTGATTTGCCAACGCCAAATTATTTGCTATTTGTAGAACATCCACATGTTTATACTTTGGGTAAAAGCGGCGATTTCGAGAACTTATTATTAAACGAAAAGCAACTTGAAGCAAAAGGTGCGACTTTCTATAAAATCAATCGTGGCGGAGATATTACCTATCACGGACCTGGACAAATTGTAGGTTATCCGATTTTAGATTTAGAAAATTTCTTTACAGATATTCATAAATACTTACGTTTTCTAGAAGAAGCTATTATTCTGACTTTAGAAGAATACGGTTTAAAATGCGGACGTAGTGATGGTGAAACTGGCGTTTGGCTGGATGTTGGAACTCCGTTTGCACGTAAAATTTGTGCGCTTGGTGTACGTGCTTCAAGATGGGTAACTATGCACGGATTTGCCTTGAATGTAAACGTAGATTTAGGATACTTTGATAATATTATTCCGTGTGGAATTCGCGGAAAAGGCGTTACATCTTTGCAAGTAGAACTTGGTGTCGAAAAAGTTAACGAAGACGAAGTAAAAGCTAAAATCGTAAAACATTTGACTCAATTATTTGAGGCTGAATTTGTTTCATAA
- a CDS encoding helix-turn-helix transcriptional regulator translates to MEKLESIEDFYLNKALFMPDNLKKEIGHFNVFVLDDFMGCSAKPIPYSRKDYFKISLIIGKNKVHYADKVVEIEKQALFFANPQIPYNWEQLEEQQSGFFCVFTEAFFHQFGNLKEYPVFKPNGFPVFAIDDEQVERIKGIFKQMITEINSDYTYKYDVLRNLVFDLIHSAMKMQPANISVTQHSNASSRISSLFLELLERQFPIENSRQRFGLRSAADFADQLTIHVNHLNRALKETTQKTTSEIIAERILQEAKILLKHTDWNISEIAYSLGFEEPTHFNNFFKKNIQITPRQFRTV, encoded by the coding sequence ATGGAAAAATTAGAAAGTATTGAAGATTTTTATCTTAATAAAGCACTTTTTATGCCCGATAACCTAAAAAAGGAGATTGGACATTTTAATGTTTTTGTATTGGATGATTTTATGGGTTGCAGTGCAAAACCTATTCCGTATAGCCGAAAAGATTATTTTAAGATAAGTTTGATCATCGGAAAGAACAAAGTGCATTATGCTGATAAAGTTGTAGAGATTGAAAAACAGGCACTTTTCTTCGCCAATCCACAAATACCTTATAATTGGGAACAATTAGAAGAACAGCAATCCGGCTTTTTTTGTGTGTTTACCGAAGCTTTTTTTCATCAGTTTGGCAATTTAAAGGAATATCCGGTTTTTAAACCAAACGGATTTCCTGTTTTTGCAATTGATGATGAACAAGTAGAAAGAATAAAAGGTATTTTTAAGCAAATGATAACAGAAATAAATTCTGATTATACTTATAAATATGATGTTCTGCGAAATTTAGTTTTTGACTTGATTCACAGTGCAATGAAAATGCAGCCGGCTAATATTTCTGTTACTCAGCATTCTAATGCTTCAAGCAGAATCTCTTCTTTGTTTCTGGAATTACTGGAAAGACAATTTCCTATTGAAAATTCAAGACAGCGTTTCGGATTACGTTCTGCGGCAGATTTTGCAGATCAATTAACTATTCATGTCAATCACCTTAATAGAGCTCTGAAAGAAACGACTCAAAAAACAACTTCGGAGATTATTGCCGAACGCATTTTGCAGGAAGCAAAAATACTTTTAAAACACACCGATTGGAATATCTCAGAAATCGCATATAGTTTGGGATTTGAAGAGCCAACACATTTCAATAACTTTTTCAAGAAAAATATTCAAATTACGCCACGACAATTTAGAACTGTTTGA
- a CDS encoding DUF4274 domain-containing protein, which yields MEELFNKKSKNRVLKAVNNEMSYQKLTATELHQFVQNWNYDDGIEPFEWIIKQKHLDKGTALCLYWMLQPDYFCRFENEDEIKEDINYETYQIVKEIEQRYVSGFYTEENFSFDPKEEFLNEYSNAKCIPAEMLVKSPGIVFERQDVEFAFLRKPNEKELKTINSKIADAIKIIQISNPDFVYNQTDDAIKAIIGSVEYWKEKELGKVKINNLSYLWLDSVQKTHNWDWIIWDWETGNNIGITNTTKELTCLANTIIEHTIDGFQESSIMIDLYNDLAGVNDFYDLKRDPYSGIGLLFSTDHLKFRE from the coding sequence ATGGAAGAATTATTTAATAAGAAAAGTAAAAACCGAGTTCTTAAAGCAGTAAACAACGAGATGTCTTATCAAAAATTAACGGCCACGGAATTACATCAGTTTGTGCAAAATTGGAATTATGATGACGGAATCGAACCTTTTGAATGGATCATCAAGCAAAAACATCTTGATAAAGGAACCGCTCTTTGTTTGTATTGGATGTTACAGCCGGATTATTTTTGCAGGTTCGAAAACGAAGATGAAATAAAAGAAGATATAAATTATGAAACCTATCAAATCGTAAAAGAAATTGAGCAAAGATATGTTTCCGGTTTTTATACGGAGGAAAATTTCTCTTTTGATCCCAAAGAAGAGTTTCTTAACGAATATTCTAATGCAAAATGTATTCCTGCGGAAATGTTGGTAAAATCACCCGGAATTGTTTTTGAAAGACAAGATGTTGAATTTGCTTTTTTAAGAAAACCCAATGAAAAAGAATTAAAAACAATCAATTCCAAAATTGCTGATGCTATAAAAATCATTCAGATTTCGAATCCTGATTTTGTTTATAATCAAACAGATGACGCAATAAAAGCTATAATTGGAAGTGTTGAATATTGGAAAGAAAAAGAATTAGGAAAAGTAAAAATCAATAACCTTTCTTATTTATGGCTGGATTCTGTTCAAAAAACACACAATTGGGATTGGATTATTTGGGATTGGGAAACTGGAAATAACATAGGAATTACAAATACCACAAAAGAACTAACGTGTTTGGCAAACACTATTATAGAACATACAATCGATGGATTTCAGGAATCTTCAATAATGATTGATTTGTATAATGATTTGGCGGGAGTAAATGATTTTTATGATTTAAAAAGAGATCCTTACAGCGGAATTGGTTTGCTTTTTAGTACAGATCATTTAAAATTTAGGGAATAA
- a CDS encoding AraC family transcriptional regulator, with product MKNAEENNNFRIAVPSAFETVFSHFYFAENKTAFPVTKTLLPSFQTILVFNFGTKSSLRSEKNTTLEVEKCIVLGPIKQAFDYTLKPNSEILVANFKEDAFYRFFGNALLTHALPIHPDALLAENCFSVLWEELNLLSDTKERVDYILEFCKPYLKEQNALTTLLADFKEENLNPIKAIASQTNQSERNIQLNQKKFFGYTIKEINRYERFLKAVEVIQKDILNNSKTDWLSVVEQCGYYDQSQLIHDFKYYMNISPTKFLKFQNDICSSKSE from the coding sequence ATGAAAAATGCTGAAGAAAATAACAATTTTAGAATTGCTGTTCCTTCAGCATTTGAAACTGTTTTTTCTCATTTTTACTTTGCCGAAAACAAAACGGCATTTCCGGTAACGAAAACTTTATTGCCCAGTTTTCAAACGATTCTTGTTTTTAATTTCGGAACAAAATCATCTCTAAGATCAGAGAAAAATACGACTCTCGAAGTTGAAAAATGCATTGTTTTAGGACCTATAAAACAAGCGTTCGATTATACTTTAAAACCCAATTCAGAGATATTAGTTGCCAATTTTAAAGAAGATGCTTTTTATAGATTCTTTGGGAATGCGCTTTTAACGCATGCATTACCAATTCATCCGGATGCTTTACTTGCAGAGAATTGTTTTTCGGTTTTATGGGAAGAACTTAATCTTTTATCAGATACAAAAGAACGTGTCGATTATATCTTAGAATTTTGCAAACCTTATTTGAAAGAGCAAAATGCTTTGACAACGCTTTTGGCGGATTTTAAAGAAGAGAATTTAAATCCGATAAAAGCAATAGCTTCACAAACAAATCAATCAGAACGGAATATTCAATTGAATCAAAAGAAGTTTTTTGGATATACCATTAAAGAAATCAATCGTTACGAAAGGTTTTTAAAAGCTGTCGAAGTTATTCAGAAAGATATACTAAATAATTCTAAAACAGATTGGCTTTCTGTCGTAGAGCAATGTGGTTATTATGATCAAAGCCAATTGATACACGATTTTAAATATTACATGAATATTTCTCCAACTAAATTCCTGAAATTCCAAAACGACATTTGCAGTTCTAAATCAGAATAG
- a CDS encoding nuclear transport factor 2 family protein: protein MRKIYFLCFLFMLNGLFAQKKDKLNPIAVYEKVWQERNSDARLKLIKTIWLDDSTFEDPSASIKGSVALNNVINEFYKKYPDAVLTSDKKVVKDNYVSWGWKILDSKNMLIMGGRDFARLNGKGQVSKIISFWDSEVTLSEAEILKNLETDNFKVVAQYFEGLFKTRNLTSISALVEEGAVYSQAEGLPYGGTYRGFSEWTKMYAKSSEFFDLEIEKEPVYFSDATKNEVIIYFTIKCKAKKSGKFLSMPISEHFDLKNGKITAIRPFYFDTKQFAEFLKSKK from the coding sequence ATGAGAAAAATCTACTTTCTATGCTTCCTTTTTATGCTTAATGGTCTTTTTGCTCAAAAGAAAGATAAATTAAATCCAATCGCAGTTTATGAAAAAGTATGGCAGGAGCGCAATAGCGATGCCCGATTAAAATTGATAAAAACAATTTGGCTGGATGACAGTACTTTTGAAGATCCATCGGCATCTATCAAAGGATCGGTTGCACTAAATAATGTTATAAATGAGTTTTATAAAAAATATCCTGATGCAGTATTAACTTCAGATAAAAAAGTTGTAAAAGACAATTATGTAAGTTGGGGCTGGAAGATTTTAGACTCAAAAAACATGCTTATAATGGGCGGTCGTGATTTTGCGAGATTAAACGGGAAAGGCCAAGTGAGTAAAATTATAAGTTTTTGGGATTCAGAAGTTACATTGTCTGAGGCGGAAATTTTGAAAAATTTGGAAACAGATAATTTTAAAGTTGTAGCACAATATTTTGAAGGTCTTTTTAAAACCAGAAATCTAACTTCAATTTCGGCTTTAGTAGAAGAAGGAGCAGTTTACAGTCAAGCTGAAGGATTGCCTTATGGCGGAACTTATAGAGGTTTTAGTGAATGGACAAAAATGTATGCAAAATCAAGTGAATTTTTTGATTTGGAAATAGAAAAAGAACCAGTTTATTTTAGTGATGCTACTAAAAATGAAGTAATTATTTATTTCACCATAAAATGTAAAGCAAAGAAATCAGGTAAATTCCTTTCAATGCCAATTTCTGAGCATTTCGATTTAAAAAACGGAAAAATTACAGCAATCAGACCTTTCTATTTTGATACAAAACAATTTGCTGAATTCTTAAAAAGTAAAAAATAA
- a CDS encoding ribonuclease HII, whose product MLAKNYSGFVLETGTDEAGRGCLAGPVTAAAIILPADFEHEILNDSKQLSEKIRASLKPILEEQAVCFAVTHLFPAEIDEINILNASMKGMQECILKLNQVPEYIIVDGNRSLNAKLGLKNTTGKQFSTAEIELLKSIPNQSIIKGDAKFLSIAAASVLAKTYRDEYMDQIHEEFPMYNWKKNKGYPTKEHREAIKKYGPTKYHRMSFRLLPDQLEFDF is encoded by the coding sequence ATGCTTGCAAAAAATTACTCGGGATTTGTTTTAGAAACTGGAACTGATGAAGCTGGTCGTGGTTGTTTGGCCGGACCTGTGACTGCCGCCGCAATAATTTTACCAGCTGATTTTGAGCATGAAATTTTAAATGACAGTAAACAATTGTCCGAGAAAATAAGAGCTTCTTTAAAACCAATTCTTGAAGAACAAGCAGTTTGTTTTGCCGTGACACATTTATTTCCTGCCGAAATTGATGAAATAAACATCCTAAATGCTTCGATGAAAGGAATGCAGGAATGTATTTTAAAATTAAATCAGGTTCCTGAATATATTATTGTGGATGGAAATCGTTCTTTAAACGCAAAATTAGGTTTAAAAAACACGACAGGTAAACAATTTTCTACAGCCGAAATAGAACTATTAAAATCCATTCCCAACCAAAGTATCATAAAAGGCGATGCCAAGTTTTTGAGTATTGCTGCCGCATCTGTTCTCGCAAAGACATATCGAGATGAATATATGGATCAAATCCACGAAGAATTCCCAATGTATAACTGGAAAAAAAACAAAGGTTATCCCACAAAAGAACATCGTGAAGCTATTAAAAAATATGGTCCAACAAAATACCACCGAATGAGTTTCAGGCTTTTGCCGGATCAATTAGAATTTGATTTTTAA
- a CDS encoding NAD(P)H-dependent oxidoreductase, with amino-acid sequence MKNLIIYAHPNSASLNHFFKQTVVESLEKKGEEVIVRDLNEINFNPVLSLEDMHGQRMGKVADEIKTEQDFITWADQLIFIYPIWWTGMPAIMKGFIDRVFSYGFAYRYDQGIQKGLLTGKKAIIINSHGKSNAEYEAMGMDKALELTSDTGIFTYCGLEIQKHFYFDKADRASAESIEDWENQIKMTFKFTDEILN; translated from the coding sequence ATGAAAAATTTAATTATTTATGCGCATCCAAATTCAGCAAGTTTAAATCACTTCTTCAAACAAACTGTTGTTGAAAGTTTAGAAAAAAAAGGAGAAGAAGTTATCGTTCGTGATTTGAATGAAATCAATTTTAATCCAGTTTTATCTCTGGAAGATATGCATGGGCAAAGAATGGGAAAAGTCGCAGACGAGATAAAAACAGAACAGGATTTTATCACTTGGGCAGATCAGCTTATTTTTATTTATCCGATTTGGTGGACGGGAATGCCGGCGATTATGAAAGGTTTTATTGATCGTGTTTTTAGTTATGGATTTGCTTATCGATACGATCAGGGTATTCAAAAAGGATTGTTAACAGGAAAGAAAGCGATAATCATCAATTCGCATGGAAAATCGAATGCAGAATATGAAGCAATGGGAATGGATAAAGCACTGGAATTAACCTCTGACACTGGAATTTTTACTTATTGCGGATTGGAAATTCAGAAGCATTTTTATTTTGATAAAGCAGACAGAGCTTCTGCAGAAAGTATTGAAGATTGGGAAAACCAGATTAAAATGACTTTTAAATTCACAGACGAAATTTTGAATTGA